One genomic segment of Paenibacillus sp. FSL H8-0332 includes these proteins:
- a CDS encoding DUF4573 domain-containing protein, whose product MSPVAPVSPVSPVAPVSPVRPVAPVSPVSPVAPVSPVSPVAPVSPVSPVAPVSPVRPVAPVSPVSPVAPVSPVSPVSPVAPVSPVSPVAPVSPVSPVAPVSPVSPVAPVSPVSPVAPVSPVSPVAPVSPVSPVAPVSPVRPVAPVSPVSPVAPVSPVRPVAPVSPVSPVAPVSPVRPVAPVSPVSPVAPVSPVSPVAPVSPVSPVAPVSPVRPVAPLSPVSPVAPVSPVSPVAPVSPVSPVAPVSPVSPVAPVSPVSPVAPVSPVSPVAPVSPVSPVAPVSPVSPVAPVSPVSPVAPVSPVRPVAPVSPVSPVAPVSPVRPVAPVSPVSPVAPVSPVSPVAPVSPVSPVAPVSPVSPVAPVSPVAPVSPVRPVAPVSPVSPVAPVSPVSPVAPVSPVSPVAPVSPVSPVAPVSPVRPVAPVSPVSPVAPVSPVRPVAPVSPVSPVAPVSPVSPVAPVSPVSPVAPVSPVSPVAPVSPVAPVSPVRPVAPVSPVSPVAPVSPVRPVAPVSPVSPVAPVSPVSPVAPVSPVSPVAPVSPVSPVAPVSPVRPVAPVSPVSPVAPVSPVRPVAPVSPVSPVAPVSPVSPVAPVSPVSPVAPVSPVSPVAPVSPVSPVAPVSPVSPVAPVSPVSPVAPVSPVSPVAPVSPVSPVAPLSPVSPVAPVSPVRPVAPLSPVSPVAPVSPVSPVAPVSPVRPVAPLSPVRPVAPVSPVSPVAPLSPVSPVAPVSPVSPVSPVSPVAPDSPVSPVAPVSPVSPVAPVSPVSPVAPLSPVRPVAPVSPVSPVAPVAPVRPVAPVAPVSPVAPLSPVSPVRPVLPVKPVDPTLPLVPWLPLAPLRPVVPVGPVGPVTPVGPVPISCQLLAVMDFQ is encoded by the coding sequence GTGAGTCCTGTCGCTCCAGTCTCTCCGGTCAGCCCCGTCGCACCAGTCTCACCCGTAAGACCCGTCGCCCCGGTCTCTCCCGTCAGCCCCGTCGCTCCAGTCTCTCCCGTAAGTCCCGTCGCTCCAGTCTCACCAGTCAGCCCTGTTGCTCCCGTCTCACCTGTAAGACCTGTCGCTCCCGTTTCTCCGGTCAGCCCTGTTGCTCCGGTCTCTCCGGTCTCTCCCGTGAGTCCTGTCGCCCCAGTCTCTCCAGTCAGCCCCGTCGCTCCAGTCTCTCCTGTGAGCCCTGTTGCTCCGGTCTCTCCTGTGAGCCCTGTTGCACCAGTCTCACCTGTAAGCCCCGTTGCTCCCGTTTCTCCGGTCAGCCCCGTTGCTCCGGTCTCTCCCGTCAGCCCCGTCGCTCCAGTCTCACCTGTAAGACCTGTCGCCCCCGTTTCTCCCGTGAGCCCTGTCGCTCCAGTCTCACCCGTAAGACCCGTCGCTCCAGTCTCTCCCGTGAGTCCTGTCGCTCCCGTTTCTCCCGTAAGACCCGTCGCTCCGGTCTCTCCTGTGAGCCCTGTTGCACCAGTCTCTCCCGTGAGCCCTGTCGCCCCAGTCTCTCCGGTGAGTCCTGTCGCTCCCGTTTCTCCCGTAAGACCCGTCGCTCCGCTTTCTCCCGTAAGCCCTGTCGCACCAGTCTCTCCGGTGAGCCCCGTCGCTCCGGTCTCTCCCGTGAGTCCTGTCGCCCCAGTCTCTCCAGTCAGCCCCGTCGCTCCAGTTTCTCCTGTGAGCCCTGTTGCTCCGGTCTCTCCTGTGAGCCCTGTTGCACCAGTCTCACCTGTAAGCCCCGTTGCTCCCGTTTCTCCGGTCAGCCCCGTTGCTCCGGTCTCTCCCGTCAGCCCCGTCGCTCCAGTCTCACCTGTAAGACCTGTCGCCCCCGTTTCTCCCGTGAGCCCTGTCGCTCCAGTCTCACCCGTAAGACCCGTCGCTCCAGTCTCTCCGGTGAGTCCTGTCGCTCCCGTCTCACCAGTCAGCCCCGTTGCTCCCGTCTCACCAGTCAGCCCCGTTGCTCCCGTCTCACCAGTCAGCCCCGTTGCTCCCGTGAGTCCTGTCGCTCCCGTTTCTCCCGTAAGACCCGTCGCTCCGGTCTCTCCTGTGAGCCCTGTTGCACCAGTCTCACCTGTAAGCCCCGTTGCTCCCGTTTCTCCGGTCAGCCCCGTTGCTCCGGTCTCTCCCGTCAGCCCCGTCGCTCCAGTCTCACCTGTAAGACCTGTCGCCCCCGTTTCTCCCGTGAGCCCTGTCGCTCCAGTCTCACCCGTAAGACCCGTCGCTCCAGTCTCTCCGGTGAGTCCTGTCGCTCCCGTCTCACCAGTCAGCCCCGTTGCTCCCGTCTCACCAGTCAGCCCCGTTGCTCCCGTCTCACCAGTCAGCCCCGTTGCTCCCGTGAGTCCTGTCGCTCCCGTTTCTCCCGTAAGACCCGTCGCTCCAGTCTCACCAGTCAGCCCTGTTGCTCCCGTCTCACCTGTAAGACCTGTCGCTCCGGTCTCTCCTGTAAGCCCCGTCGCCCCGGTCTCTCCCGTGAGTCCCGTCGCTCCAGTCTCACCAGTCAGCCCCGTCGCTCCAGTCTCTCCCGTGAGTCCTGTCGCTCCCGTTTCTCCCGTAAGACCCGTCGCTCCAGTCTCACCAGTCAGCCCTGTTGCTCCCGTCTCACCTGTAAGACCTGTCGCTCCAGTCTCTCCTGTGAGTCCTGTCGCTCCCGTTTCTCCGGTCAGCCCCGTCGCTCCAGTCTCACCTGTAAGCCCCGTTGCACCAGTCTCACCTGTAAGCCCCGTTGCACCAGTCTCTCCCGTAAGCCCCGTCGCTCCCGTCTCACCCGTAAGCCCTGTCGCTCCCGTCTCACCCGTAAGCCCCGTCGCTCCCGTCTCACCCGTAAGCCCCGTTGCTCCCGTCTCTCCGGTCAGCCCCGTCGCACCGCTCTCTCCTGTAAGCCCAGTCGCCCCAGTTTCTCCTGTAAGACCTGTTGCTCCGCTCTCTCCTGTAAGCCCAGTCGCCCCAGTCTCTCCCGTGAGTCCCGTCGCCCCAGTCTCTCCAGTAAGACCTGTTGCTCCGCTCTCTCCTGTAAGACCAGTCGCCCCAGTCTCACCCGTGAGCCCCGTCGCCCCACTCTCTCCCGTGAGTCCCGTCGCACCAGTCTCTCCTGTAAGTCCCGTTTCTCCTGTGAGCCCTGTCGCTCCCGATTCTCCCGTGAGTCCCGTCGCCCCAGTCTCTCCAGTGAGTCCCGTCGCCCCAGTCTCTCCTGTGAGTCCAGTTGCTCCACTCTCTCCCGTAAGACCCGTCGCTCCCGTCTCTCCAGTAAGTCCTGTCGCTCCAGTCGCTCCCGTAAGACCTGTCGCCCCAGTCGCTCCCGTAAGCCCCGTTGCACCGCTCTCTCCCGTGAGCCCTGTCAGACCGGTTTTACCTGTGAAGCCTGTCGATCCAACGTTACCTCTTGTACCTTGGCTTCCGCTCGCGCCTCTAAGGCCGGTTGTGCCCGTTGGTCCGGTTGGTCCTGTTACTCCGGTTGGTCCTGTACCCATTAGTTGTCAACTCCTTGCTGTCATGGATTTCCAATGA